The following coding sequences lie in one Hippopotamus amphibius kiboko isolate mHipAmp2 chromosome 17, mHipAmp2.hap2, whole genome shotgun sequence genomic window:
- the CHD3 gene encoding chromodomain-helicase-DNA-binding protein 3 isoform X12, giving the protein MASPLRDEEEEEEEMVVSEEEEEEEEEGDEEEEEVEAADEDYEEDDDEGVLGRGPGHDRGRDRHSPPGCHLFPPPPPPLPPPPPPPPPPPPDKDDIRLLPSALGVKKRKRGPKKQKENKPGKPRKRKKLDSEEEFGSERDEYREKSESGGSEYGTGPGRKRRRKHREKKEKKTKRRKKGEGDGGQKQVEQKSSATLLLTWGLEDVEHVFSEEDYHTLTNYKAFSQFMRPLIAKKNPKIPMSKMMTILGAKWREFSANNPFKGSAAAVAAAAAAAAAAVAEQVSAAVPSATPIAPSGPPALPPPPAADVQPPPVRRAKTKEGKGPGHKRRSKSPRVPDGRKKLRGKKMAPLKIKLGLLGGKRKKGGSYVLQSDEGPEPEAEESDLDSGSVHSASGRPDGPVRTKKLKRGRPGRKKKKVLGCPAVAGEEEVDGYETDHQDYCEVCQQGGEIILCDTCPRAYHLVCLDPELDRAPEGKWSCPHCEKEGVQWEAKEEEEDYEEEGEEEGEKEEEDDHMEYCRVCKDGGELLCCDACISSYHIHCLNPPLPDIPNGEWLCPRCTCPVLKGRVQKILHWRWGEPPVSVPAPQQADGNPDAPPPRPLQGRSEREFFVKWVGLSYWHCSWAKELQLEIFHLVMYRNYQRKNDMDEPPPLDYGSGEDDGKSDKRKVKDPHYAEMEEKYYRFGIKPEWMTVHRIISHSVDKKGNYHYLVKWRDLPYDQSTWEEDEMNIPEYEDHKQSYWRHRELIMGEDPAQPRKYKKKKKELQGDGPPSSPTNDPTVKYETQPRFITATGGTLHMYQLEGLNWLRFSWAQGTDTILADEMGLGKTIQTIVFLYSLYKEGHTKGPFLVSAPLSTIINWEREFQMWAPKFYVVTYTGDKDSRAIIRENEFSFEDNAIKGGKKAFKMKREAQVKFHVLLTSYELITIDQAALGSIRWACLVVDEAHRLKNNQSKFFRVLNGYKIDHKLLLTGTPLQNNLEELFHLLNFLTPERFNNLEGFLEEFADISKEDQIKKLHDLLGPHMLRRLKADVFKNMPAKTELIVRVELSPMQKKYYKYILTRNFEALNSRGGGNQVSLLNIMMDLKKCCNHPYLFPVAAMESPKLPSGAYEGGALIKASGKLMLLQKMLRKLKEQGHRVLIFSQMTKMLDLLEDFLDYEGYKYERIDGGITGALRQEAIDRFNAPGAQQFCFLLSTRAGGLGINLATADTVIIFDSDWNPHNDIQAFSRAHRIGQANKVMIYRFVTRASVEERITQVAKRKMMLTHLVVRPGLGSKAGSMSKQELDDILKFGTEELFKDENEGENKEEDSSVIHYDNEAIARLLDRNQDATEDTDVQNMNEYLSSFKVAQYVVREEDKIEEIEREIIKQEENVDPDYWEKLLRHHYEQQQEDLARNLGKGKRVRKQVNYNDAAQEDQDNQSEYSVGSEEEDEDFDERPEGRRQSKRQLRNEKDKPLPPLLARVGGNIEVLGFNTRQRKAFLNAVMRWGMPPQDAFTTQWLVRDLRGKTEKEFKAYVSLFMRHLCEPGADGSETFADGVPREGLSRQQVLTRIGVMSLVKKKVQEFEHINGRWSMPELMPDPSADSKRSSRASSPTKTSPTTPEASATNSPCTSKPATPAPSEKGDGIRTPLEKDDAENQEEKPEKNSRVGEKMETEVDTPSPAPSLGERLEPRKIPPEDEVPGVPGELEPEPGYRGDREKSEDVKGDRELRPGPPRDEPRSNGRREEKAEKPRFMFNIADGGFTELHTLWQNEERAAISSGKLNEIWHRRHDYWLLAGIVLHGYARWQDIQNDAQFAIINEPFKTEANKGNFLEMKNKFLARRFKLLEQALVIEEQLRRAAYLNLSQEPAHPAMALHARFAEAECLAESHQHLSKESLAGNKPANAVLHKVLNQLEELLSDMKADVTRLPATLSRIPPIAARLQMSERSILSRLASKGTEPHPTPAFPPGPYATPPGYGAAFSAAPVGALAAAGANYSQMPAGSFITAATNGPPVLVKKEKEMVGALVSDGLDRKEPRAGEVICIDD; this is encoded by the exons CAGGTGGAACAGAAGTCGTCGGCAACTCTGCTCCTGACCTGGGGCCTGGAGGACGTGGAGCATGTGTTCTCCGAGGAGGATTACCACACACTCACCAACTACAAAGCCTTTAGCCAGTTCATGAG GCCCCTGATTGCTAAGAAGAACCCTAAGATCCCAATGTCTAAGATGATGACCATCCTTGGGGCCAAGTGGAGAGAGTTCAGCGCCAACAACCCCTTCAAGGGGTCGGCAGCTGctgtggcggcggcggcggcagcggcggccgcAGCTGTAGCTGAGCAGGTGTCAGCTGCTGTCCCATCAGCCACCCCCATCGCACCTTCCGGACCCcccgcccttcccccaccccctgccgctGATGTCCAGCCCCCACCCGTCCGAAGAGCCAAAACCAAAGAGGGCAAAG GTCCAGGCCATAAGAGGCGGAGTAAGAGCCCCAGAGTGCCTGATGGACGCAAGAAGCTTCGGGGAAAGAAGATGGCACCACTCAAGATCAAACTAGGGCTGCTGGGTGgcaagaggaagaagggaggctCG TATGTTTTGCAGAGTGACGAGGGCCCCGAACCGGAGGCTGAGGAGTCAGACCTGGACAGTGGCAGTGTCCACAGTGCCTCAGGCCGCCCTGACGGCCCTGTCCGAACCAAGAAACTAAAGAGAGGCCggccaggaaggaagaagaagaagg TCCTGGGCTGTCCTGCAGTGGCCGGGGAGGAGGAGGTTGATGGCTACGAGACGGATCACCAGGATTACTGTGAGGTGTGCCAGCAGGGTGGGGAAATTATTCTGTGTGACACCTGCCCTCGTGCCTACCACCTCGTCTGCCTTGATCCTGAGCTTGACCGGGCTCCTGAGGGCAAGTGGAGCTGCCCCCACTGT gagaaggagggggTACAGTGGGaggccaaggaggaggaggaagactatgaggaggaaggggaggaggaaggggagaaggaggaggaggacgaccACATGGAGTACTGCCGTGTGTGCAAGGATGGCGGGGAGCTCCTGTGCTGTGACGCCTGCATCTCCTCCTACCACATCCACTGTCTCAACCCTCCGCTGCCTGACATCCCCAATGGCGAATGGCTGTGTCCCCGATGCACA TGTCCGGTACTGAAAGGCCGTGTGCAGAAGATCCTACACTGGCGGTGGGGGGAGCCCCCTGTGTCAGTGCCAGCCCCCCAGCAGGCAGACGGGAATCCAgatgccccacccccacgtccTCTTCAAGGCAGATCGGAGCGAGAGTTCTTTGTCAAGTGGGTAGGACTGTCCTACTGGCACTGCTCCTGGGCCAAGGAGCTTCAG CTGGAAATCTTCCACTTGGTCATGTACCGAAACTACCAGCGGAAAAATGACATGGATGAGCCCCCACCCCTGGACTACGGCTCTGGGGAGGATGATGGGAAGAGTGACAAGCGCAAGGTGAAGGACCCGCACTACGCTGAGATGGAGGAGAAGTACTACCGCTTTGGCATCAAGCCGGAGTGGATGACCGTCCACCGGATCATCAGCCACAG TGTGGATAAAAAGGGGAATTACCACTATCTAGTGAAATGGAGGGACTTGCCATACGACCAGTCCACGTGGGAGGAAGATGAAATGAACATCCCTGAATATGAGGACCATAAGCAAAGCTACTGGAGACACCG AGAACTAATTATGGGGGAGGACCCTGCCCAGCCCCGCAagtataagaagaagaagaaggagctGCAGGGTGATGGGCCTCCCAGCTCTCCTACTAATGAC CCTACAGTGAAATATGAGACTCAGCCACGGTTTATCACAGCCACTGGAGGTACACTGCACATGTATCAGCTGGAAGGGCTGAATTGGCTACGCTTCTCGTGGGCCCAGGGCACTGACACCATTCTGGCTGATGAGATGGGACTGGGCAAGACCATACAAACCATCGTCTTCCTCTACTCCCTGTATAAGGAG GGCCACACGAAGGGTCCCTTCCTGGTGAGTGCCCCGCTCTCTACCATCATTAACTGGGAGCGGGAGTTCCAGATGTGGGCACCCAAGTTCTATGTGGTGACATACACGGGTGACAAGGACAGCCGAGCCATCATTCGTGAGAATGAGTTTTCCTTTGAAGACAACGCTATCAAAGGTGGCAAGAAAGCTTTTAAGATGAAG AGGGAGGCGCAGGTGAAGTTCCATGTTCTCCTGACATCGTACGAGCTGATCACCATTGATCAGGCAGCGCTTGGCTCCATCCGCTGGGCCTGTCTCGTGGTGGATGAGGCCCATCGGCTCAAGAACAACCAGTCCAAG TTTTTCAGGGTCCTCAATGGCTACAAGATAGATCATAAGTTGCTGCTGACAGGGACTCCATTGCAGAATAATCTGGAGGAGCTCTTCCATCTGCTGAACTTCCTCACCCCAGAGAGGTTTAA CAATCTGGAGGGCTTCTTAGAGGAGTTTGCTGACATATCCAAAGAAGACCAGATTAAGAAACTTCATGACTTGCTGGGGCCACATATGCTGCGGAGGCTTAAGGCTGATGTCTTTAAGAACATGCCGGCCAAGACAGAGCTCATCGTTCGCGTGGAGCTGAGCCCCATGCAGAA GAAATACTACAAGTATATCCTGACCCGAAATTTTGAGGCCTTGAATTCACGAGGCGGTGGGAACCAAGTGTCGCTGCTTAACATCATGATGGATCTTAAGAAGTGCTGCAACCATCCATACCtctttcctgtggctgctatG GAGTCCCCCAAACTTCCCAGTGGGGCTTACGAGGGTGGGGCACTTATTAAGGCGTCTGGGAAGCTTATGCTGCTGCAGAAGATGCTGCGGAAGCTGAAGGAGCAAGGACACAGAGTGCTCATCTTCTCGCAG atgACCAAAATGTTAGACTTGCTAGAGGACTTCTTAGACTACGAAGGCTACAAGTATGAGCGCATCGATGGCGGCATCACTGgtgccctgaggcaggaggccATTGATCGCTTCAATG CTCCTGGGGCCCAACAGTTCTGCTTCCTCCTGTCCACccgggctgggggcctgggcatCAATCTGGCCACTGCTGACACTGTCATCATCTTTGACTCAGACTGGAACCCCCATAATGATATCCAG GCCTTCAGCCGGGCACATCGGATCGGCCAGGCCAACAAAGTGATGATATACCGGTTTGTGACTCGCGCGTCAGTGGAAGAGCGGATCACGCAGGTGGCCAAGAGAAAGATGATGCTGACACATCTGGTGGTGCGGCCCGGGCTGGGCTCCAAGGCGGGCTCCATGTCCAAGCAGGAGCTGGATGACATCCTCAAATTTGGCACCGAGGAGCTGTTCAAGGATGAAAATGAAG GGGAGAACAAGGAGGAGGATAGCAGTGTGATTCACTATGACAACGAGGCCATCGCTCGGCTCTTGGACCGGAACCAGGATGCAACTGAGGACACGGACGTGCAGAACATGAATGAATATCTCAGCTCCTTCAAGGTGGCCCAGTACGTGGTGCGGGAAGAAGACAAG ATTGAGGAAATCGAGCGCGAGATCATCAAGCAGGAGGAGAACGTGGACCCCGACTACTGGGAGAAGCTGCTGAGACACCACTAcgagcagcagcaggaggaccTGGCCCGGAACCTCGGCAAAGGCAAGCGGGTCCGCAAGCAGGTCAACTACAATGACGCTGCTCAGGAGGACCAAG ATAACCAGTCTGAATACTCAGTGGGgtcagaggaggaggatgaagactTTGATGAGCGTCCTGAAG GGCGACGACAGTCAAAGAGGCAGCTCCGGAATGAAAAGGATAAGCCGCTGCCCCCACTGCTGGCCCGAGTTGGGGGCAACATTGAG GTGTTGGGATTCAACACCCGTCAGCGGAAGGCCTTCCTCAATGCTGTGATGCGCTGGGGCATGCCACCGCAGGATGCCTTCACCACCCAGTGGCTTGTGCGGGACCTCAGGGGCAAGACTGAAAAGGAGTTCAA GGCCTATGTGTCTTTGTTCATGCGCCATCTCTGTGAGCCTGGGGCAGACGGCTCTGAAACCTTTGCTGACGGGGTCCCTCGGGAGGGGCTGAGTCGCCAGCAAGTGTTGACCCGCATTGGAGTCATGTCTCTCGTCAAGAAGAAG GTACAGGAGTTTGAGCACATCAATGGGCGCTGGTCCATGCCGGAGCTGATGCCCGACCCCAGTGCTGACTCCAAGCGCTCCTCTAGGGCCTCCTCTCCTACCAAAACGTCTCCTACCACTCCTGAGGCTTCTGCTACAAACAGTCCTTGCACCTCAAAACCTG CTACTCCAGCTCCCAGTGAGAAAGGAGATGGCATAAGGACACCTCTGGAAAAGGATGACGCAGAAAACCAGGAGGAGAAGCCAGAGAAGAATAGCAGAGTTGGGgagaagatggagacagag GTTGAtacgcccagcccagccccatcaCTTGGGGAGCGGCTGGAGCCAAGGAAGATTCCTCCAGAGGATGAGGTGCCAGGGGTACCTGGAGAGCTGGAGCCTGAACCTGGGTACCGGGGGGACAGAGAGAAGTCAG AAGATGTAAAAGGGGACCGGGAGCTTCGACCTGGGCCTCCTCGAGACGAGCCGCGGTCCAATGGGCGACGtgaggagaaggcagagaagcCGCGGTTCATGTTCAATATTGCAgatggtggcttcacag AACTTCATACCCTGTGGCAGAATGAGGAACGGGCAGCTATTTCCTCAGGGAAACTCAATGAGATCTGGCACCGAAGACATGACTATTGGCTTTTGGCTGGGATTGTCCT CCATGGCTATGCACGGTGGCAGGACATCCAGAACGATGCTCAGTTTGCCATTATCAATGAGCCATTTAAAACTGAAGCCAATAAGGGGAACTTTCTGGAGATGAAAAACAAGTTCCTGGCCCGGAGATTCAAG CTCCTGGAGCAGGCGCTGGTGATTGAGGAGCAGCTGCGGCGGGCGGCCTACCTGAACCTATCACAGGAGCCGGCGCACCCCGCCATGGCCCTCCACGCCCGCTTCGCCGAGGCCGAGTGCCTGGCCGAGAGCCACCAGCACCTCTCCAAGGAGTCGTTGGCGGGGAACAAGCCGGCCAACGCCGTCCTGCACAAGG TTCTGAACCAGCTGGAGGAGTTGCTGAGCGACATGAAGGCAGACGTGACCCGCCTGCCAGCCACGCTGTCCCGAATACCCCCCATCGCAGCCCGCCTTCAGATGTCCGAGCGCAGCATCCTCAGCCGGCTGGCCAGCAAGGGCACGGAGCCTCACCCCACACCG GCCTTCCCCCCGGGTCCATACGCTACACCTCCGGGGTACGGGGCAGCCTTCAGCGCCGCACCCGTAGGGGCCCTGGCCGCCGCAGGCGCCAACTACAGCCAGATGCCTGCAGGGTCCTTCATCACAG CCGCCACCAACGGCCCTCCAGTGCTggtgaagaaggagaaggaaatggTGGGGGCACTGGTGTCAGACGGGCTGGATCGGAAGGAGCCCCGAGCCGGGGAGGTGATCTGTATAGACGACTGA
- the CHD3 gene encoding chromodomain-helicase-DNA-binding protein 3 isoform X14, protein MASPLRDEEEEEEEMVVSEEEEEEEEEGDEEEEEVEAADEDYEEDDDEGVLGRGPGHDRGRDRHSPPGCHLFPPPPPPLPPPPPPPPPPPPDKDDIRLLPSALGVKKRKRGPKKQKENKPGKPRKRKKLDSEEEFGSERDEYREKSESGGSEYGTGPGRKRRRKHREKKEKKTKRRKKGEGDGGQKQVEQKSSATLLLTWGLEDVEHVFSEEDYHTLTNYKAFSQFMRPLIAKKNPKIPMSKMMTILGAKWREFSANNPFKGSAAAVAAAAAAAAAAVAEQVSAAVPSATPIAPSGPPALPPPPAADVQPPPVRRAKTKEGKGPGHKRRSKSPRVPDGRKKLRGKKMAPLKIKLGLLGGKRKKGGSYVLQSDEGPEPEAEESDLDSGSVHSASGRPDGPVRTKKLKRGRPGRKKKKVLGCPAVAGEEEVDGYETDHQDYCEVCQQGGEIILCDTCPRAYHLVCLDPELDRAPEGKWSCPHCEKEGVQWEAKEEEEDYEEEGEEEGEKEEEDDHMEYCRVCKDGGELLCCDACISSYHIHCLNPPLPDIPNGEWLCPRCTCPVLKGRVQKILHWRWGEPPVSVPAPQQADGNPDAPPPRPLQGRSEREFFVKWVGLSYWHCSWAKELQLEIFHLVMYRNYQRKNDMDEPPPLDYGSGEDDGKSDKRKVKDPHYAEMEEKYYRFGIKPEWMTVHRIISHSVDKKGNYHYLVKWRDLPYDQSTWEEDEMNIPEYEDHKQSYWRHRELIMGEDPAQPRKYKKKKKELQGDGPPSSPTNDPTVKYETQPRFITATGGTLHMYQLEGLNWLRFSWAQGTDTILADEMGLGKTIQTIVFLYSLYKEGHTKGPFLVSAPLSTIINWEREFQMWAPKFYVVTYTGDKDSRAIIRENEFSFEDNAIKGGKKAFKMKREAQVKFHVLLTSYELITIDQAALGSIRWACLVVDEAHRLKNNQSKFFRVLNGYKIDHKLLLTGTPLQNNLEELFHLLNFLTPERFNNLEGFLEEFADISKEDQIKKLHDLLGPHMLRRLKADVFKNMPAKTELIVRVELSPMQKKYYKYILTRNFEALNSRGGGNQVSLLNIMMDLKKCCNHPYLFPVAAMESPKLPSGAYEGGALIKASGKLMLLQKMLRKLKEQGHRVLIFSQMTKMLDLLEDFLDYEGYKYERIDGGITGALRQEAIDRFNAPGAQQFCFLLSTRAGGLGINLATADTVIIFDSDWNPHNDIQAFSRAHRIGQANKVMIYRFVTRASVEERITQVAKRKMMLTHLVVRPGLGSKAGSMSKQELDDILKFGTEELFKDENEGENKEEDSSVIHYDNEAIARLLDRNQDATEDTDVQNMNEYLSSFKVAQYVVREEDKIEEIEREIIKQEENVDPDYWEKLLRHHYEQQQEDLARNLGKGKRVRKQVNYNDAAQEDQDNQSEYSVGSEEEDEDFDERPEGRRQSKRQLRNEKDKPLPPLLARVGGNIEVLGFNTRQRKAFLNAVMRWGMPPQDAFTTQWLVRDLRGKTEKEFKAYVSLFMRHLCEPGADGSETFADGVPREGLSRQQVLTRIGVMSLVKKKVQEFEHINGRWSMPELMPDPSADSKRSSRASSPTKTSPTTPEASATNSPCTSKPATPAPSEKGDGIRTPLEKDDAENQEEKPEKNSRVGEKMETEVDTPSPAPSLGERLEPRKIPPEDEVPGVPGELEPEPGYRGDREKSATESTPGERGEEKPMDGQEHRERPEGETGDLGKRAEDVKGDRELRPGPPRDEPRSNGRREEKAEKPRFMFNIADGGFTELHTLWQNEERAAISSGKLNEIWHRRHDYWLLAGIVLHGYARWQDIQNDAQFAIINEPFKTEANKGNFLEMKNKFLARRFKLLEQALVIEEQLRRAAYLNLSQEPAHPAMALHARFAEAECLAESHQHLSKESLAGNKPANAVLHKGKGRGGPARGRAHSAAWRSC, encoded by the exons CAGGTGGAACAGAAGTCGTCGGCAACTCTGCTCCTGACCTGGGGCCTGGAGGACGTGGAGCATGTGTTCTCCGAGGAGGATTACCACACACTCACCAACTACAAAGCCTTTAGCCAGTTCATGAG GCCCCTGATTGCTAAGAAGAACCCTAAGATCCCAATGTCTAAGATGATGACCATCCTTGGGGCCAAGTGGAGAGAGTTCAGCGCCAACAACCCCTTCAAGGGGTCGGCAGCTGctgtggcggcggcggcggcagcggcggccgcAGCTGTAGCTGAGCAGGTGTCAGCTGCTGTCCCATCAGCCACCCCCATCGCACCTTCCGGACCCcccgcccttcccccaccccctgccgctGATGTCCAGCCCCCACCCGTCCGAAGAGCCAAAACCAAAGAGGGCAAAG GTCCAGGCCATAAGAGGCGGAGTAAGAGCCCCAGAGTGCCTGATGGACGCAAGAAGCTTCGGGGAAAGAAGATGGCACCACTCAAGATCAAACTAGGGCTGCTGGGTGgcaagaggaagaagggaggctCG TATGTTTTGCAGAGTGACGAGGGCCCCGAACCGGAGGCTGAGGAGTCAGACCTGGACAGTGGCAGTGTCCACAGTGCCTCAGGCCGCCCTGACGGCCCTGTCCGAACCAAGAAACTAAAGAGAGGCCggccaggaaggaagaagaagaagg TCCTGGGCTGTCCTGCAGTGGCCGGGGAGGAGGAGGTTGATGGCTACGAGACGGATCACCAGGATTACTGTGAGGTGTGCCAGCAGGGTGGGGAAATTATTCTGTGTGACACCTGCCCTCGTGCCTACCACCTCGTCTGCCTTGATCCTGAGCTTGACCGGGCTCCTGAGGGCAAGTGGAGCTGCCCCCACTGT gagaaggagggggTACAGTGGGaggccaaggaggaggaggaagactatgaggaggaaggggaggaggaaggggagaaggaggaggaggacgaccACATGGAGTACTGCCGTGTGTGCAAGGATGGCGGGGAGCTCCTGTGCTGTGACGCCTGCATCTCCTCCTACCACATCCACTGTCTCAACCCTCCGCTGCCTGACATCCCCAATGGCGAATGGCTGTGTCCCCGATGCACA TGTCCGGTACTGAAAGGCCGTGTGCAGAAGATCCTACACTGGCGGTGGGGGGAGCCCCCTGTGTCAGTGCCAGCCCCCCAGCAGGCAGACGGGAATCCAgatgccccacccccacgtccTCTTCAAGGCAGATCGGAGCGAGAGTTCTTTGTCAAGTGGGTAGGACTGTCCTACTGGCACTGCTCCTGGGCCAAGGAGCTTCAG CTGGAAATCTTCCACTTGGTCATGTACCGAAACTACCAGCGGAAAAATGACATGGATGAGCCCCCACCCCTGGACTACGGCTCTGGGGAGGATGATGGGAAGAGTGACAAGCGCAAGGTGAAGGACCCGCACTACGCTGAGATGGAGGAGAAGTACTACCGCTTTGGCATCAAGCCGGAGTGGATGACCGTCCACCGGATCATCAGCCACAG TGTGGATAAAAAGGGGAATTACCACTATCTAGTGAAATGGAGGGACTTGCCATACGACCAGTCCACGTGGGAGGAAGATGAAATGAACATCCCTGAATATGAGGACCATAAGCAAAGCTACTGGAGACACCG AGAACTAATTATGGGGGAGGACCCTGCCCAGCCCCGCAagtataagaagaagaagaaggagctGCAGGGTGATGGGCCTCCCAGCTCTCCTACTAATGAC CCTACAGTGAAATATGAGACTCAGCCACGGTTTATCACAGCCACTGGAGGTACACTGCACATGTATCAGCTGGAAGGGCTGAATTGGCTACGCTTCTCGTGGGCCCAGGGCACTGACACCATTCTGGCTGATGAGATGGGACTGGGCAAGACCATACAAACCATCGTCTTCCTCTACTCCCTGTATAAGGAG GGCCACACGAAGGGTCCCTTCCTGGTGAGTGCCCCGCTCTCTACCATCATTAACTGGGAGCGGGAGTTCCAGATGTGGGCACCCAAGTTCTATGTGGTGACATACACGGGTGACAAGGACAGCCGAGCCATCATTCGTGAGAATGAGTTTTCCTTTGAAGACAACGCTATCAAAGGTGGCAAGAAAGCTTTTAAGATGAAG AGGGAGGCGCAGGTGAAGTTCCATGTTCTCCTGACATCGTACGAGCTGATCACCATTGATCAGGCAGCGCTTGGCTCCATCCGCTGGGCCTGTCTCGTGGTGGATGAGGCCCATCGGCTCAAGAACAACCAGTCCAAG TTTTTCAGGGTCCTCAATGGCTACAAGATAGATCATAAGTTGCTGCTGACAGGGACTCCATTGCAGAATAATCTGGAGGAGCTCTTCCATCTGCTGAACTTCCTCACCCCAGAGAGGTTTAA CAATCTGGAGGGCTTCTTAGAGGAGTTTGCTGACATATCCAAAGAAGACCAGATTAAGAAACTTCATGACTTGCTGGGGCCACATATGCTGCGGAGGCTTAAGGCTGATGTCTTTAAGAACATGCCGGCCAAGACAGAGCTCATCGTTCGCGTGGAGCTGAGCCCCATGCAGAA GAAATACTACAAGTATATCCTGACCCGAAATTTTGAGGCCTTGAATTCACGAGGCGGTGGGAACCAAGTGTCGCTGCTTAACATCATGATGGATCTTAAGAAGTGCTGCAACCATCCATACCtctttcctgtggctgctatG GAGTCCCCCAAACTTCCCAGTGGGGCTTACGAGGGTGGGGCACTTATTAAGGCGTCTGGGAAGCTTATGCTGCTGCAGAAGATGCTGCGGAAGCTGAAGGAGCAAGGACACAGAGTGCTCATCTTCTCGCAG atgACCAAAATGTTAGACTTGCTAGAGGACTTCTTAGACTACGAAGGCTACAAGTATGAGCGCATCGATGGCGGCATCACTGgtgccctgaggcaggaggccATTGATCGCTTCAATG CTCCTGGGGCCCAACAGTTCTGCTTCCTCCTGTCCACccgggctgggggcctgggcatCAATCTGGCCACTGCTGACACTGTCATCATCTTTGACTCAGACTGGAACCCCCATAATGATATCCAG GCCTTCAGCCGGGCACATCGGATCGGCCAGGCCAACAAAGTGATGATATACCGGTTTGTGACTCGCGCGTCAGTGGAAGAGCGGATCACGCAGGTGGCCAAGAGAAAGATGATGCTGACACATCTGGTGGTGCGGCCCGGGCTGGGCTCCAAGGCGGGCTCCATGTCCAAGCAGGAGCTGGATGACATCCTCAAATTTGGCACCGAGGAGCTGTTCAAGGATGAAAATGAAG GGGAGAACAAGGAGGAGGATAGCAGTGTGATTCACTATGACAACGAGGCCATCGCTCGGCTCTTGGACCGGAACCAGGATGCAACTGAGGACACGGACGTGCAGAACATGAATGAATATCTCAGCTCCTTCAAGGTGGCCCAGTACGTGGTGCGGGAAGAAGACAAG ATTGAGGAAATCGAGCGCGAGATCATCAAGCAGGAGGAGAACGTGGACCCCGACTACTGGGAGAAGCTGCTGAGACACCACTAcgagcagcagcaggaggaccTGGCCCGGAACCTCGGCAAAGGCAAGCGGGTCCGCAAGCAGGTCAACTACAATGACGCTGCTCAGGAGGACCAAG ATAACCAGTCTGAATACTCAGTGGGgtcagaggaggaggatgaagactTTGATGAGCGTCCTGAAG GGCGACGACAGTCAAAGAGGCAGCTCCGGAATGAAAAGGATAAGCCGCTGCCCCCACTGCTGGCCCGAGTTGGGGGCAACATTGAG GTGTTGGGATTCAACACCCGTCAGCGGAAGGCCTTCCTCAATGCTGTGATGCGCTGGGGCATGCCACCGCAGGATGCCTTCACCACCCAGTGGCTTGTGCGGGACCTCAGGGGCAAGACTGAAAAGGAGTTCAA GGCCTATGTGTCTTTGTTCATGCGCCATCTCTGTGAGCCTGGGGCAGACGGCTCTGAAACCTTTGCTGACGGGGTCCCTCGGGAGGGGCTGAGTCGCCAGCAAGTGTTGACCCGCATTGGAGTCATGTCTCTCGTCAAGAAGAAG GTACAGGAGTTTGAGCACATCAATGGGCGCTGGTCCATGCCGGAGCTGATGCCCGACCCCAGTGCTGACTCCAAGCGCTCCTCTAGGGCCTCCTCTCCTACCAAAACGTCTCCTACCACTCCTGAGGCTTCTGCTACAAACAGTCCTTGCACCTCAAAACCTG CTACTCCAGCTCCCAGTGAGAAAGGAGATGGCATAAGGACACCTCTGGAAAAGGATGACGCAGAAAACCAGGAGGAGAAGCCAGAGAAGAATAGCAGAGTTGGGgagaagatggagacagag GTTGAtacgcccagcccagccccatcaCTTGGGGAGCGGCTGGAGCCAAGGAAGATTCCTCCAGAGGATGAGGTGCCAGGGGTACCTGGAGAGCTGGAGCCTGAACCTGGGTACCGGGGGGACAGAGAGAAGTCAG ccacaGAGTCGACGCCAGGAGAGAGGGGGGAGGAGAAGCCGATGGATGGACAGGAACACAGGGAGAGGCCGGAGGGGGAGACAGGGGATTTGGGCAAGAGAG CAGAAGATGTAAAAGGGGACCGGGAGCTTCGACCTGGGCCTCCTCGAGACGAGCCGCGGTCCAATGGGCGACGtgaggagaaggcagagaagcCGCGGTTCATGTTCAATATTGCAgatggtggcttcacag AACTTCATACCCTGTGGCAGAATGAGGAACGGGCAGCTATTTCCTCAGGGAAACTCAATGAGATCTGGCACCGAAGACATGACTATTGGCTTTTGGCTGGGATTGTCCT CCATGGCTATGCACGGTGGCAGGACATCCAGAACGATGCTCAGTTTGCCATTATCAATGAGCCATTTAAAACTGAAGCCAATAAGGGGAACTTTCTGGAGATGAAAAACAAGTTCCTGGCCCGGAGATTCAAG CTCCTGGAGCAGGCGCTGGTGATTGAGGAGCAGCTGCGGCGGGCGGCCTACCTGAACCTATCACAGGAGCCGGCGCACCCCGCCATGGCCCTCCACGCCCGCTTCGCCGAGGCCGAGTGCCTGGCCGAGAGCCACCAGCACCTCTCCAAGGAGTCGTTGGCGGGGAACAAGCCGGCCAACGCCGTCCTGCACAAGGGTAAGGGCCGCGGCGGCCCCGCGCGGGGGAGGGCCCACAGCGCTGC CTGGAGGAGTTGCTGA